A genomic stretch from Bos javanicus breed banteng chromosome 29, ARS-OSU_banteng_1.0, whole genome shotgun sequence includes:
- the TBC1D10C gene encoding carabin produces MAQALGEDLAQPGELQDDSSSLGSDSELSGPGPYRQADRYGFIGGSAAEPGPGHPPADLIRQREMKWVEMTSHWEKTMSRRYKKVKMQCRKGIPSALRARCWPLLCGAHVCQKNSPGTYQNLAEAPGDPQWMETIGRDLHRQFPLHEMFVSPQGHGQQGLLQVLKAYTLYRPEQGYCQAQGPVAAVLLMHLPPEEAFWCLVQICEVYLPGYYGPHMEAVRLDAEVFMALLRRLLPRVHKHLQKVGVGPLLYLPEWFLCLFARSLPFPTVLRVWDAFLSEGVKVLFRVGLTLVRLALGTTEQRLACPGLLETLGALRSIPPAQLQEEVFMPQVHGVALSEQDLQREIKAQLAQLPASASEPPPRPQARLPGAPAIFEAQQLAGTRGSPRPEVPRIVVQPPEEPRPPRRKPQTRGKTFHGLLTRSRGPPIESPTRSHRSSTSFLDTRF; encoded by the exons ATGGCCCAGGCCCTGGGCGAGGACCTGGCgcagcctggcgagctgcaggaTGACTCTAGCTCTTTGGGGTCCGACTCAGAGCTAAGCGGGCCTGGCCCGTATCGCCAGGCTGACCGCTATGGCTTCATTGGGGGCAGCGCAGCAGAGCCAGG GCCGGGTCACCCTCCTGCAGACCTCATCCGCCAGCGGGAGATGAAGTGGGTGGAGATGACTTCACACTGGGAGAAAACCATGTCTCGGCGGTACAAGAAG GTAAAGATGCAGTGCCGGAAAGGCATCCCCTCGGCCCTGCGGGCCCGGTGTTGGCCCCTTCTGTGCGGGGCTCACGTGTGTCAGAAGAACAGCCCTGGCACTTACCAG AACCTGGCTGAGGCCCCGGGAGACCCACAGTGGATGGAAACCATCGGCAGGGACCTGCACCGCCAGTTCCCACTGCATGAGATGTTTGTGTCGCCCCAGGGTCACGG GCAGCAGGGGCTCCTGCAGGTGCTGAAGGCCTACACCCTGTACCGGCCGGAGCAGGGCTACTGCCAGGCCCAGGGCCCTGTGGCCGCCGTGCTGCTCATGCACCTGCCCCCAGAG GAGGCCTTCTGGTGCCTGGTCCAGATCTGCGAGGTTTACCTCCCCGGCTACTACGGGCCCCACATG GAGGCTGTGCGGCTGGACGCCGAGGTGTTCATGGCCCTGCTGCGACGGCTGCTCCCGCGCGTGCACAAGCATCTGCAGAAGGTGGGCGTCGGGCCCCTGCTCTACCTGCCAGAGTGGTTCCTGTGCCTCTTCGCCCgctccctgcccttccccacaGTGCTGCGTGTCTGGGACGCTTTTCTTAGCGAGG GTGTGAAGGTGCTGTTCCGCGTGGGGCTGACCCTGGTGCGCCTGGCGCTGGGCACCACTGAACAGCGCCTGGCCTGCCCAGGGCTCCTGGAGACGCTTGGCGCCCTTCGATCCATCCCACCTGCCCAGCTGCAAGAAGAGGTCTTCATGCCCCAG GTGCATGGCGTGGCCCTGTCCGAACAGGACCTGCAGCGGGAGATCAAGGCCCAGCTGGCCCAGCTGCCCGCATCGGCATCCGAGCCACCCCCGAGGCCGCAGGCCCGCCTGCCCGGGGCCCCAGCCATCTTTGAGGCCCAACAGCTGGCAGGAACCCGGGGGAGCCCTCGGCCTGAGGTGCCCCGCATCGTGGTACAGCCCCCAGAGGAGCCCCGGCCGCCCCGGCGCAAGCCCCAGACCCGAGGCAAGACTTTCCATGGGCTGCTGACCCGATCCAGGGGGCCCCCTATCGAGAGCCCCACCAGGTCCCATCGAAGCTCCACCTCCTTCCTGGACACCCGATTCTGA